One window from the genome of Nicotiana sylvestris chromosome 9, ASM39365v2, whole genome shotgun sequence encodes:
- the LOC104217082 gene encoding NADH dehydrogenase [ubiquinone] 1 alpha subcomplex subunit 6-like: protein MAHMLRNLRVPPNSASLEEARTRTFEFFRMCCRSIPQIMEIYNLDDVVSPSQLRSAAAAHVRKNASVTDPRVIDMLLFKGMEELKNIVDHSKQRHHIIGQYVVGNQGLVQDLAPNDQGLSSFLKNFYSSNYS from the exons ATGGCCCATATGCTGAGGAATTTGAGGGTGCCACCAAACTCAGCCAGTTTGGAAGAAGCTCGCACTCGGACTTTTGAATTCTTCAGGATGTGTTGCAGATCGATCCCTCAAATCATGGAAATTTACAACTTGGACGACGTCGTTTCACCCTCCCAACTTCGTTCTGCCGCCGCCGCCCACGTTCGCAAGAACGCCAGTGTCACTGACCCTAGG GTAATTGACATGCTGCTGTTCAAGGGCATGGAAGAGTTGAAGAACATCGTGGACCATTCAAAACAGAGGCATCATATTATTGGCCAATATGTCGTTGGTAACCAAGGTCTTGTGCAGGACCTTGCACCCAATGATCAGGGTCTCTCTAGTTTCCTGAAAAATTTCTACAGCAGCAACTACTCCTAG
- the LOC104217084 gene encoding F-box/kelch-repeat protein At3g23880: MSDRSRIPSLPDDIVNSILIKLPVTSLLRFKCICKSWRFSISNPNFIKLHLHESSANISRQKLFFVSFRNIFRSNAKFQFHEALLGVDSKVLLVNPPFPEFCHSLFSDFEVHSCNGLVLMKTEINMILWNPAIRKYKLLPKPDDKLLPWYDDALFDFAYYLVADDYKVVCVKLRKYQRDMIAGVFSINNHSWKRIDNIPIPRGFQLFYQDLVSLNGTINIMAASNIGNYKQDSEYLVISLYLANEKFAITPVPGKHKYKLKLRAFANRICISWMVGGKISIWALKEDGKTGLTWNNIMNIPTLGSLIGKPTWGDFIFLKANGNILYKMVDNDGYYLIEYNVRKDEATEYCLDELPMKGIRGVSLLHVESLVSSAILWD; the protein is encoded by the coding sequence ATGAGTGACCGCTCAAGAATTCCCAGTTTGCCTGACGATATCGTCAACTCCATCCTCATAAAGCTACCTGTCACATCTCTTTTACGGTTCAAATGTATATGCAAATCATGGCGTTTCTCCATCAGTAACCCTAACTTCATCAAGTTGCATTTACATGAATCGTCTGCCAATATAAGTCGTCAAAaacttttctttgtttcttttagaAATATCTTCAGGTCAAATGCTAAATTCCAATTTCATGAAGCATTACTTGGTGTTGATTCCAAAGTTTTGTTGGTGAACCCGCCCTTCCCAGAATTCTGCCATAGtcttttttctgattttgaggTGCATTCATGCAATGGTTTGGTACTTATGAAAACTGAGATCAATATGATCTTATGGAATCCTGCAATTCGAAAATACAAATTGTTACCCAAGCCTGATGATAAGTTGCTACCGTGGTATGACGACGCACTATTTGATTTTGCCTATTATTTAGTGGCTGATGATTACAAGGTAGTATGTGTAAAATTAAGAAAATATCAGCGTGACATGATTGCTGGAGTATTCTCAATTAATAACCACTCTTGGAAAAGGATTGATAATATTCCTATTCCCCGTGGTTTTCAGTTGTTCTACCAAGATCTTGTTTCATTAAATGGTACAATTAACATTATGGCCGCTTCAAACATAGGAAATTACAAGCAAGATTCTGAATACTTGGTCATATCCTTATACTTAGCAAATGAAAAATTCGCTATAACGCCAGTTCCAGGTAAGCATAAGTATAAACTGAAATTGCGTGCTTTTGCTAATCGTATTTGCATTTCCTGGATGGTCGGAGGGAAAATTTCAATTTGGGCATTAAAGGAAGATGGGAAAACTGGCTTGACATggaataacatcatgaacattcCAACTTTGGGATCATTGATTGGAAAGCCCACGTGGGGTGACTTCATATTTCTCAAGGCGAACGGGAATATACTATACAAAATGGTTGATAATGATGGTTATTATTTGATCGAGTACAATGTGCGGAAAGATGAAGCCACAGAGTATTGCCTGGACGAACTTCCGATGAAAGGAATTCGCGGAGTTTCACTTTTGCACGTCGAAAGTTTAGTTTCCTCGGCAATTCTTTGGGACTAG